The genomic window AGATTTGATcaatctttttgttttgtttttaaactaaatttCTAAACACACCAATGTCCCATTCCAAAATATTGCACAACATTCTGAATACAAAATGCTTGATTGTATTCCTCCTtcactaaagaaaaaattcaatatCCTGCTCCCCAAGCTCTTCTCCGCATTTGCCTCAATGCCCCCCCTTCCCATCCCAGGGATAAAACCAGAGAATCTACAGCTCACTGCATTGAGGAAAGGACATCATTCTGGACTAAAAGTTTACATTCTTTACAAGACAATCCACCTTTTGATTTGTTCCTGGGAAAGAGGGGTAGATAGAGAGAAAGggtagggaaaggggagaaaaaggttttattctcctttttttattttaaagtttgtttttcctgaaaaaatatcttttgtttctctcctctttttaagaaaaaatcttgaaaagaaaaaaattacattttacgttagaaatatacatatattatatatacctCTTACATTTTACAAATGTAGCAAATTATTCAATACAAACGgacaccaaaaatgtaaaaaataaaaaaaaaaattcctacgaAACCAGGTAAATTAGtgcaggtttttgttttcttaaaaaataaaataaaattgaagcaAAATGCCTAGATTTGAGACAAGACAGACTGACCTAGGCCCAAGCCCCAGCACGGGAAGCCAGGTTCCTGAACACACATTTCTCATATTTCAAGAGAGACTAAGGGGTTGGTCTCCCCTCACCCTATGTGTGAGAAACAAGCAGACCCCGAGATGGGTGTGCATGAGTGTGGGAGGAGAGGCCTGGAGGGGAAATAAGGCAGCAGCCAACCTTTCCTGGAGAGCGGCTACCTGCCTGGGCCTGTCACCTGTGCGGGAGctgaggaggaagaaaagggTGGCCCAGGCAGGGCTGGCCCCTGAGAAGTCTAGGGGGACAGATGGTGCTGGGTCGAGAAGCCAGGGCAGTGCCCGGCTGGGGGAGGTAGAGCTGGTGCCCGTCGCAGGGAGAGGAGTCTGGCAGTGTCTGTCTGGGCTGGACCCACCGCCACAGCAGTTGCCCACCTAGAGTCGCTGGGGAGGGAGGGTTGGGGTGACGCGCCAGGAGCTCTGGTCCTTCCTGGCAAGGGGCCCTGATGCCATGTGGCCCCCTTGCCAAAGCATCATGGCATGGAAGCTGGCCCACCAGGGGTGGGGAAAACTCTCTTGTGGTAGAGAAGGGGAGCGAGCGCTGTTCTATAATCTCCACAATCCAAACACATCCTGGGGACGGCCAAGGGCCTGTCCAGCCTGGCCTGACGGAGACTGCTCCTCACGAAATCAAGGCCCGATGGGGTTGggtcagggtggggagggggatggcAGGAGGTGAAGTTCTCAACAGACAGGGACACACATGTACTGCAACAGAACATCTACAACCCAAAGACAACAGTCTCAATTCAAGGCTCAGGACTGCCCACTACAGGCACTGAGCAAAAACgcccaccctgcccctgccccacccacctcagccccccacccctcaccccgaGGCGCTCAGATGAGCAGCTCCCATCTTGGAGGCAAGGATCACAGGGCAGGAAGGTCAAAGTCCAGGCACTCCTCTTAGGCATCAGAGGCTTGGCTATTTCCTCAgctaacctattttttttttggtcaaaaacAAAAGTGCAGATGCCTCCACAGTCTGGAAACCAGTTCCTTCTGCAGTGCCTTCCCCTGGGAGTGTCTTAGGCTCAGCTGCAGTCCTACCACTGTCTGTACTACCCTAAAAAGGACTGGCAACTCACCCTGGCCCACTCCCCAACCTCGCACATAAATAAGCACTTGCTGTAACCCACAGTCACACCCAGAGGGCTAGTTTCACATGGCTTGGAATCCTTTAAAACAGGATGGCAAGCCATGTGCACAGGCACATACACAGGCCCACACGCCCCCCATTTTCCTACCCACAGCTTTGGGCCAAGGGAAGAAGGGGTTGCACGGGAGAGGCCACTGTACACACAGCTCCTCGGCTGGGTCTGGCTCTCTCCAGGCCATGAGTGACATTCTGGGCCATGGGGAGGGGCGGGCAAAGGTCAGAGATGAAAGGAGTTCAATTAGAGAAAGTGCTACCCTCCCTGAAGTCACAGGCACCAGCTCTAGGGGGAGGGTGACCCAGGCCTGAGAGGAGTGGGGGCAGGGGCCAGACCTATTTGGGTGGCAGGAGCGGAGAAGGCCTGCTGAGGTTGGATGGCTTTTGAGTGAGAGGGCAGGTGGGTGACAGGCAGTGACTTGGGGCCAGGTGCTCCCTCCCCTCCAGAGGGTCAGGCTCCAGCTGCAGCTCTTCCTTCCCTGTGAGCCTGGACACACCAACCCTAAGTAAGGTGAGTGgcggaggaggaaggggagaagggaggagagggaaggagagagcagcGATTCACGCGGGACCATTCTTAGCACAGGAAGCCACTAACCAAAGATGTTATATAGAAAACTacgtgtaaaaaaaaaaaaaagaaaaacataaaacccAAACCAACCAGATAAATCAGAGGCAGGCAGGAAAGCAGTAGAGAGTTGAGTTACACATACGATAGGTGCTTCGGGAGCCCCTCCCACTCCTCGCCCTAGCTGGATCTTTTTTCTAGAAGTGAGGGTGAGAAGATTGGAAacgatttttgtgtatttttcttttcctctttttttggcctttcctttctcttttccatgGTCTTGGGTGCTCCTGgccctgggggcgggggtggtcaGTTGGCCAGCACAACGGGCTGGAACGGCTGGCTGGGATACTGCATGGTGTTCAGGTTGTAGCTGAGGCCTTCCACGAAGGGCGTCTTCTCCAGGAAGAGGCTGTTGGCACCACCTCCAAACACCTGGGCCATGTCAAAGCTGCTGCTGTTGCAGGTGCCTGCGCCACTACCCCCAAAGGGGGCTGGGGTGCCACTGCCCTGGCCATCAGCCCCCTCAAAGAAGAGGCTGGGCGAGCCACCACCGTTGTACACGAACTCCTTGGCATTGGGTGAGAGCTGGGACTGAGGAGCTGGGTTGGCCCCGATGAAGTTCAGAGAATGCATAGACAGAGAGAGGCTCTTATGCTTCAGCAGACTGTTGGTGGGAGAGCGGGCCAGGCGCGGCTGCTGTGGTGGTGGCTGCTGGCCACTTCCACCACCACTGGCCACACCCCCAGCACTCGCGGCCCCCCCACCCTTCTTCATCTTGGTGGAACCAAACTTGGTGGCAGCGAAGGAGGCGGTGGTAAAGGTGATGGGCTGGGCAGAGCGGGGGATGAAGGTGGGGCTGGGAGACTGGCCAAAGGATGGCGATGGGGAGTTGGACAGGGAGCTGTCCTGACTGCCAATGGGCACAAATACCTGGGCGTCAGGGTTGAAACTGCTCTTGATCTCCTTGTCCAGCTCTGGGGCACCACAGCCCTCACTGTCATCCAGATACAGAACTTTCACAGCCCCTTTCTCGCCAATCTGGTAAGACACCTCAAAAGGGTCAATCCAGACACTAAGCTCCTCAGGCACATTGGCCCGCACGTCTTCCACTGCCAGGCCGCTCCGCTTAGCGGCCAGCTCCACCACAGGGTCCACTGTCTCCCCAATGTGGACACAGCGGAAGCCAGAGCCCTTCAGCGGCTTGTCAGGGTACCAGTGgccttcatatttctttttcaggaGCCGCTCTAGCTCCTCCCCAAACAGGTCTGCCCGGCGCCGGGGCAGTTTGTTGTACAAGTAGGAGATGATGAAGTTCAGGGCCACTTTGATCTCTAGCTGCATGGTCCTCTCCTAGGCAAAGAATCAGCACAGGGCACGTGCACAGGCCGAGGGCAGTGGCAGATgtcaggcaggcaggcaggcttaGGCTCCAGATGGCTCTGGGAAATGAGAAGAGAGGGGTGCTATGAGTAGAGAGGCAGGAAGCTAGGGACGAAGGGAAATGACCAACCTCAAAGGGCAGACGAGCACCAGCTCCAGGTTACATGGGCCAGGGTCCCATTTCTGCACCACCAATGACTAGCTTCATtgtgtgactctgggcaagtcattttctttttctgggctttcctcacctgtaaaatgagactATCATGAAGCTTAAGGTCGTTCAAGGATGTAAATTGCTTCATGTTGTGCCCGGCATATAGTAGGCCCTTGTAAAGTTAGCCATTAACTTTTTCTAAGGAAAGAGTGGTGCTGTAGTTTCTGCCATTTTGAAAACTAAGGACACTGTAAATGACACCAAAAAACAGAATCCCTAATTCAGCTGGAGAAGGGAAGGCTCTGGCCAACAGCCTGCGATGTCTTGGTGAAGTTGTgccctcaaactaccacaggccaagatataaatttaaaatctCTAGTTTTCCTCCTTAAATGGAAAGAGAGATCACTGAACAACAAGTAGCTCTGTCAAATCTCCACTGGGGGCTTTGACTTAAATCCCATTCAGTTTGCTCTCCTGGGTTCCATGGGTGCTCAGTCTGGGTTTGTGGAACTGATTTAAGAACTCTAGCATAACCCAGGTTTGCATTTCCATCTATTGAGCCTCCAGGATTGGAGACAAGAGCGTGACCCCCAGGAAAAAGTTCAGACCTGTCACAACCAGAGCTGTGTCCCAACAAGGGTACAGAAGGCCTGACCAGGCGGGCTGCCGCCGAGCAACACAGGAAAGGACAGGGAAGCAGGGCTCTGTAGGCCAACAGGTGCTAGCAGCAGTGCTGGTGTAGCCTCACGGAGTCCGTAGTCTCTGGCTAAAGTGCAGGTAATAAGGatggcagaggaaaggaattttCCATCACCCTGCAGCCTCCAGCTAGGGACCCATCATCACTCAGTCTCTCAGGGACTGTCTGACCACCTGTCCCCGGCACCAGATCAGATTTATCAAGTGCTTGGAGATCCCTGGAGAGCAAGCAGCCCAAGAGCAACATTCAGACTGTTATTTTGGGACCTCTCGTAGCCAGATCCCACTGAGGTCAGCACCCAAACTCATGCTCTGGAGAACTGAACTGAAAAGGGCCATCTgtgggcgggggggcggggcctcCAGCCAGATCTCTAGGTGAGGCTGTGCTGCTGAGCTCAGCAGAGACAAAGCCGGTTCACGATCAGTCAAAGATATCTTCTGTTATGTCTTCTGTCCTGCGAAAGACTAGGGGCTGGATTTTGATTAAAATCCCTTCTGGATCCAGCATGGAGTATCCAGGTGCTAATTCCAGGCCTGTGGATCTTGAGTTTTCCAAACAATGGCTCCAGCTCATTTCCCTATAATTCTCAGGCCTGAGGTCACAGCTCCCGGGAGCATATTTAGGACTGAATCTTCAGAAAAAGAACCCTGGGATGAATGCAGCAGAGAGGCAGCACTAGATCAATCTGGAGAAATAACCTATAGTAGCATACCACAGTGGCTAGATCTAGCTCCAGCCCTATTTCAGGCCAGAGGATCAACAGAGTGGGTCTCAAGAGGAGTCTGCAGAAATATCCCGACAATgacccttcccctgccctccacAGAGATGCTCAGGATTCAGGAAACCCTCATTTCCCCCTTAGCCTATCCTCTATCTTGCCTTTAATGTCCAAGTTTCTTCAAATGTCTGTTCTCACCATAAATAATTTCCAGTGTCCTAGgtttaaagagaagacaaatggTAGGAAGAAGGAGGGGCTTTTTTGTTTACGAGGATTAGCTTTTTGTTTACGAGAATTCACCACCAGATGCAAGCTAGTTACCAGG from Dasypus novemcinctus isolate mDasNov1 chromosome 12, mDasNov1.1.hap2, whole genome shotgun sequence includes these protein-coding regions:
- the TOB2 gene encoding protein Tob2 codes for the protein MQLEIKVALNFIISYLYNKLPRRRADLFGEELERLLKKKYEGHWYPDKPLKGSGFRCVHIGETVDPVVELAAKRSGLAVEDVRANVPEELSVWIDPFEVSYQIGEKGAVKVLYLDDSEGCGAPELDKEIKSSFNPDAQVFVPIGSQDSSLSNSPSPSFGQSPSPTFIPRSAQPITFTTASFAATKFGSTKMKKGGGAASAGGVASGGGSGQQPPPQQPRLARSPTNSLLKHKSLSLSMHSLNFIGANPAPQSQLSPNAKEFVYNGGGSPSLFFEGADGQGSGTPAPFGGSGAGTCNSSSFDMAQVFGGGANSLFLEKTPFVEGLSYNLNTMQYPSQPFQPVVLAN